The following are from one region of the Salvia splendens isolate huo1 chromosome 2, SspV2, whole genome shotgun sequence genome:
- the LOC121785279 gene encoding ethylene-overproduction protein 1-like, whose amino-acid sequence MQQHIFNAMRGLNMIDGCKSAQVYSLNQMAGGGAAGGGGKEGFLQQLQEHLRVNSVRSRSHQRCQNVSQTSNGNSTTVAEALAAYGLPKADLIEPRIDPFLKFVDFVGVLADVYRRLENCPELEKSEMYMEQCAIFRGMPDPKLFRRCLRSARQHAVDVHSKVVLSAWLRYERREDELLGVSAMDCSGRSMECPKGSLVSGYNPESVNDNCLCFRSGEEEGGLESDEECSTSLSYGGEVDDVVDDDDYDMWFCVGEDEVRCNRFKIASLSRPFKSMLYGNFVEAKKERIYFAQNGISAKAIRAVEVFSRIRSVDSFDPHVVLELLSFANRFCCDELKSACDVFLASLVGDIEMALQLIDYGLEETAHLLVAACLQVILREPSCSVQPNVLRHFCTPEALQRLAAVGHASFLLYNFLSLIAMEENMKSNATVMLLERMGDCATKSWQKQLAFHQLGCVMLERREYKDAQKWFEAAFQAGHVYSLIGVARGKDKRGQKYKAFKLTNSLFSDCNPCGWMYQERSLYSSGREKMMDLNTATEMDPTLSYPYKYRAVSMMEEDKIGVAISEINKIIGFKVSPDCLELRAWFLISLGDYEGALTDVRALLTLDPQYMMFHGQMPGEQLVELLCNLVEQRDQADCWMQLYDRWSSVDDIGSLAVVHHMLAIDPGKSLLRFRQSLLLLRLNCHKAAMRSLRMARNHAASDHERLIYEGWILYDTGYREAAIAKAEKSISLQRSFEAFFLKAYVLSETTTDHASSFYVIKLLEEALRCPSDGLRKGQALSNLASIYVDVNKLDHAVDNYTNALTIKHTRAHQGLARVYHLKSLRKTAYEEMTKLIEKARDNASAYEKRSEYCDREMAKSDLSMATRLDPLRTYPYRYRAAVLMDDHKEAEAINELTRALAFKPDLQLLHLRSAFLDSIGDYVSTIRDCEAALCLDPNHSDTLELYRKAQKRAEEQ is encoded by the exons ATGCAGCAACACATATTCAACGCAATGCGTGGTTTGAATATGATTGATGGGTGCAAAAGTGCCCAGGTTTATTCCCTTAATCAGATGGCCGGCGGTGGAGCGGCTGGCGGCGGCGGAAAAGAGGGTTTCCTGCAGCAATTGCAAGAACACTTGAGGGTTAATTCAGTGAGGTCGAGATCTCATCAGCGCTGTCAGAATGTTTCTCAGACTAGCAATGGGAATTCTACTACTGTAGCGGAGGCTCTTGCAGCCTATGGGCTTCCGAAGGCGGATCTGATCGAGCCCCGAATCGATCCGTTTCTCAAATTTGTTGATTTTGTGGGGGTTTTAGCTGATGTGTATAGGAGACTTGAGAATTGCCCCGAGTTAGAGAAATCAGAGATGTATATGGAGCAATGTGCGATCTTCAGGGGTATGCCCGATCCGAAATTGTTCAGGAGATGTCTTCGTTCTGCTAGGCAGCATGCTGTGGATGTGCATTCGAAGGTTGTACTCTCGGCTTGGTTGAGATACGAGAGGCGGGAGGATGAGCTGTTGGGGGTTTCTGCAATGGATTGTAGTGGTCGGAGTATGGAGTGCCCAAAGGGTTCTTTGGTATCAGGGTACAACCCTGAGTCTGTAAATGATAATTGTTTGTGTTTTCGTAGCGGGGAAGAGGAGGGAGGTCTGGAATCTGATGAGGAGTGCTCCACCTCACTTAGCTATGGTGGTGAGGTTGAtgatgttgttgatgatgatgattatgaTATGTGGTTTTGCGTTGGGGAGGATGAGGTCAGATGCAATAGGTTTAAGATTGCTTCGCTCTCTAGACCTTTTAAATCAATGTTGTATGGTAACTTTGTTGAGGCGAAGAAGGAGAGAATATATTTCGCTCAGAATGGGATCTCTGCCAAGGCAATCAGAGCTGTTGAGGTTTTCAGTAGGATAAGGAGTGTGGATTCTTTTGATCCGCATGTTGTTCTTGAACTCCTATCATTTGCGAATAGGTTCTGCTGTGATGAACTAAAATCTGCTTGTGATGTATTTCTAGCATCTCTTGTTGGTGATATTGAAATGGCTCTTCAACTCATTGATTATGGGTTAGAGGAGACTGCACACCTGCTGGTGGCGGCTTGCTTGCAGGTGATTCTGAGGGAGCCCTCATGTTCAGTGCAGCCAAACGTGTTGAGACACTTCTGTACTCCAGAAGCTTTGCAACGGCTAGCAGCAGTTGGGCATGCGTCCTTTTTGCTTTACAATTTTTTGAGCCTAATAGCCATGGAAGAAAACATGAAATCAAATGCAACAGTAATGCTTTTGGAGAGAATGGGAGATTGTGCTACCAAGAGCTGGCAGAAGCAGCTAGCATTCCACCAGTTGGGTTGTGTGATGCTCGAAAGAAGAGAATATAAGGATGCTCAGAAATGGTTCGAGGCAGCTTTTCAAGCTGGTCATGTGTATTCCTTAATTGGTGTTGCAAGAGGAAAAGACAAGCGTGGGCAAAAGTATAAGGCATTCAAGTTGACGAACTCCCTCTTTTCTGACTGCAATCCCTGTGGCTGGATGTATCAAGAACGATCTCTATATAGCAGTGGTAGAGAAAAAATGATGGATTTGAATACAGCTACTGAAATGGACCCAACTCTTTCCTATCCGTACAAGTACAGAGCTGTCTCCATGATGGAGGAGGACAAAATTGGTGTTGCCATATCTGAAATCAACAAGATAATTGGTTTCAAGGTTTCCCCCGACTGCCTTGAGCTCCGTGCTTGGTTCTTGATTTCCCTGGGGGACTATGAAGGAGCCCTAACAGATGTCCGTGCACTCCTAACTTTAGACCCTCAGTATATGATGTTTCATGGCCAGATGCCCGGGGAGCAGTTGGTAGAGCTTCTATGTAATCTTGTCGAACAGCGTGATCAAGCGGATTGCTGGATGCAACTCTATGATAGGTGGTCCTCAGTAGATGATATTGGCTCTCTAGCTGTTGTACACCATATGCTGGCTATTGATCCCGGGAAAAGCCTGTTACGGTTTAGGCAGTCTCTCCTCCTACTTCG ATTAAATTGCCACAAGGCTGCGATGAGAAGCCTGAGAATGGCTCGAAACCATGCTGCCTCTGATCATGAAAGACTTATCTACGAGGGCTGGATTTTATATGATACTGGTTATCGTGAAGCTGCTATAGCCAAAGCTGAAAAATCCATTTCACTTCAGAGATCATTCGAAGCCTTTTTTCTGAAAGCCTATGTTCTTTCTGAAACAACAACAGATCATGCATCTTCGTTCTATGTTATCAAGCTTCTTGAGGAAGCTCTCAGGTGCCCTTCTGATGGCCTTAGGAAAGGACAG GCCTTGAGCAATCTAGCAAGTATCTACGTAGACGTGAATAAACTAGACCATGCAGTTGACAACTACACGAATGCCCTGACCATTAAGCATACAAGAGCACATCAGGGCCTGGCCCGTGTATATCATCTAAAAAGTCTTCGGAAAACTGCATATGAAGAGATGACGAAGTTGATTGAAAAGGCTAGAGATAATGCATCAGCTTACGAGAAGCGCTCAGAATATTGTGACCGTGAAATGGCCAAAAGTGACCTGAGCATGGCAACCCGACTGGACCCTCTGAGGACATATCCATATCGATATCGGGCTGCTG TTTTGATGGATGACCACAAGGAAGCTGAGGCCATAAATGAGCTCACGAGAGCCCTAGCTTTTAAGCCCGACCTTCAGCTGCTTCATCTCCGttcagcattcctcgactcaattggcGATTATGTCTCCACTATCCGAGACTGTGAGGCAGCCCTCTGTCTCGACCCCAACCATTCAGACACGCTTGAGCTGTATCGGAAAGCACAAAAACGGGCTGAGGAGCAATAA